In one Streptomyces sp. NBC_01241 genomic region, the following are encoded:
- a CDS encoding lytic polysaccharide monooxygenase auxiliary activity family 9 protein — protein sequence MRKRASAAVVGLAIAGASVLATSSAGSHGYTDNPISRQKLCANGTVTNCGNIQWEPQSVEGPKGFPAAGPADGRICSGGHGEFAQLDDPRGGSWPATKVTAGQGFSFRWQFTARHATTDFRYYITKDGWDPTKPLTRADLESQPFMTVPYGGQQPPATLTQQGTIPTQKTGKHIILSVWTIADTANAFYACSDVQF from the coding sequence ATGCGTAAAAGGGCAAGCGCGGCCGTAGTCGGCCTGGCGATAGCGGGCGCCTCGGTGCTCGCGACGAGCAGTGCCGGCAGCCATGGCTACACCGACAACCCCATCAGCCGCCAGAAGCTCTGTGCCAACGGCACGGTGACGAACTGCGGCAACATCCAGTGGGAGCCGCAGAGCGTCGAGGGCCCGAAGGGCTTCCCGGCGGCGGGCCCGGCCGACGGCAGGATCTGCTCCGGCGGGCACGGCGAGTTCGCCCAGCTCGACGACCCGCGCGGCGGCAGCTGGCCCGCCACCAAGGTGACGGCCGGTCAGGGCTTCAGCTTCCGGTGGCAGTTCACCGCCCGTCACGCGACGACGGACTTCCGCTACTACATCACCAAGGACGGCTGGGACCCCACCAAGCCGCTCACCAGGGCCGACCTGGAGTCGCAGCCCTTCATGACGGTGCCGTACGGCGGCCAGCAGCCCCCGGCGACCCTGACTCAGCAGGGCACCATCCCCACCCAGAAGACCGGGAAGCACATCATCCTGAGCGTCTGGACCATCGCGGACACGGCGAACGCCTTCTACGCCTGCTCCGACGTGCAGTTCTGA
- a CDS encoding SPFH domain-containing protein: MVDLVLDLVPGEDEVSALGATSASVSVPARSTAAVPAMGSPTAPTAPAEAPEPSATPVPVLVGLRPSVTAPTGDLVSSAARTTPGAEQSGDAAPGTGRRHAVIAAERTASIPVHLLFREGPEPTDAAALPAGVLRRGSGGHQPTTGLRRPPAPRGPQVRPSTRPAPVGDPRLAERSGPALPGWVALLAGLAGIAAGGAVLWSVGALPVAPLTRLGIGSRPYDGIGLGAWAALAALGAAVLLALGGLSRGRVGYASVLTLFGEYRGSVRRTGLMWISPLLLRHRVDVRLRHWRSEPLPAVDANGTALRVVVLVVWRIKDTVRATLGVADHEAYLREQVEAAMARVLSQLPADAFHEDAHTLRNAEAVGDALTRMLKADCEPVGIEVYSAQPTGIEYAPEVAAAMQRRRIAAIDAKHRDSVLTSVVDAVDDTVNRLTARGLVELDDYERKSLVKDLTVAFYTGRSGGEGA, encoded by the coding sequence GTGGTCGACCTCGTACTGGACCTGGTTCCCGGTGAGGACGAGGTTTCCGCTCTCGGCGCGACCTCGGCCTCGGTATCGGTCCCCGCCAGGAGCACCGCAGCCGTCCCGGCCATGGGGTCGCCCACCGCGCCCACCGCGCCCGCCGAGGCCCCGGAGCCGAGCGCCACCCCCGTACCGGTCCTGGTCGGCCTTCGCCCGTCGGTCACCGCGCCCACCGGGGACCTGGTGTCGAGTGCTGCCCGCACCACCCCCGGGGCCGAGCAGTCCGGCGACGCCGCACCGGGGACCGGGCGGCGGCACGCGGTCATCGCCGCCGAGCGGACCGCGTCCATCCCCGTACACCTGCTCTTCCGCGAGGGCCCCGAGCCCACCGATGCCGCCGCGCTTCCCGCCGGGGTGCTGCGGCGCGGGTCCGGCGGGCATCAGCCGACCACCGGGCTGCGGCGGCCGCCCGCGCCGAGGGGGCCGCAGGTGCGGCCTTCGACGCGCCCGGCGCCCGTCGGCGACCCACGCCTTGCCGAACGGTCGGGGCCCGCGCTGCCCGGCTGGGTGGCGCTGCTCGCCGGGCTGGCCGGGATCGCGGCCGGGGGTGCGGTCCTCTGGTCGGTCGGCGCGCTGCCCGTCGCCCCGCTCACCCGGCTCGGGATCGGTTCGCGTCCGTACGACGGGATCGGGCTCGGCGCCTGGGCGGCGCTCGCCGCGCTGGGGGCGGCGGTGCTCCTCGCGCTCGGCGGCCTGAGCCGCGGACGGGTCGGGTACGCCTCGGTGCTGACGCTCTTCGGCGAGTACCGGGGGAGTGTGCGGCGCACCGGACTGATGTGGATCAGCCCGCTGTTGCTCCGCCACCGGGTCGACGTACGCCTGCGGCACTGGCGCAGCGAACCGCTCCCCGCCGTGGACGCCAACGGTACGGCGCTGCGCGTCGTCGTCCTCGTCGTGTGGCGGATCAAGGACACCGTGCGGGCGACGCTCGGGGTCGCGGACCATGAGGCGTACCTGCGCGAGCAGGTCGAGGCGGCGATGGCGCGGGTCCTCTCGCAACTGCCCGCCGACGCCTTCCACGAGGACGCGCACACCCTGCGCAACGCGGAGGCGGTCGGTGACGCGCTGACCCGGATGCTGAAGGCGGACTGCGAACCCGTCGGCATCGAGGTGTACTCGGCGCAGCCGACCGGAATCGAGTACGCGCCGGAGGTCGCCGCGGCCATGCAGCGCCGTCGGATCGCCGCCATCGACGCCAAACACCGCGACAGTGTCCTGACTTCGGTGGTTGACGCGGTGGACGACACCGTGAACCGACTGACCGCAAGGGGGCTCGTGGAACTGGACGACTACGAACGGAAGTCGCTGGTCAAGGACTTGACGGTGGCCTTCTACACCGGACGCAGTGGCGGGGAGGGCGCCTGA
- a CDS encoding peptidoglycan-binding protein, whose protein sequence is MTVPAFGEYVPAIDCACAGCAEQRRAAASALPLRYGGHPAAHGARRALVLATAAGVVLSTGVAEAASAPGGRAAEAAGAVRADGPATPSPTPPGAAEAGEAAGVVGPADPVGPDPDGEGDPLDRADMDSDSPQGAPGPVRGTGTSGPPSSGTSAPLRKTSRAAIINRAKKWLSAKVPYSMSKYWSDGYRQDCSGYVSMAWDLPGNEWTGSLDKFGTRITRKELQPGDILLFHNPADPSKGSHVTIFGGWTDYTHTHYTAYEQTKPHTRRQTTPMAYWSHSGSYVPYRYKGLPSGSGGSVSTKTFPGALKFGPGASNAYVTQLGQMLVERGGKHFYQIGPGPGWGEADRRATEAFQKAQGWTGKEADGIPGPDTWRLLTGRAGRDIPASGSGGGGGQGDSNSDSKFPGRGYFRPGQSNSHVDQLGKQLVKKGYGKYYLSGPGPRWTEADRRNVEAFQQAQGWRGGAADGYPGPETWRRLFA, encoded by the coding sequence ATGACTGTGCCGGCCTTCGGGGAGTACGTACCCGCCATCGACTGCGCCTGTGCGGGGTGCGCCGAGCAACGGCGAGCCGCCGCGAGTGCCCTGCCCCTGCGGTACGGAGGTCATCCGGCCGCACACGGCGCGCGTCGTGCGCTGGTGCTGGCCACCGCGGCCGGAGTGGTGCTGAGCACCGGCGTGGCCGAGGCGGCGAGCGCGCCGGGTGGCCGGGCGGCGGAAGCGGCCGGAGCGGTCAGGGCGGACGGGCCGGCGACGCCGTCGCCGACCCCGCCGGGCGCGGCAGAGGCGGGAGAGGCGGCCGGCGTGGTGGGCCCGGCCGATCCGGTGGGCCCGGACCCCGACGGCGAGGGTGATCCGCTCGACCGGGCCGACATGGATTCGGACAGTCCGCAGGGCGCCCCGGGTCCGGTGCGGGGCACAGGGACCTCGGGCCCGCCCTCGTCCGGGACCTCGGCCCCGCTGCGCAAGACCAGCCGGGCCGCCATCATCAACCGCGCGAAGAAGTGGCTGTCCGCGAAGGTCCCGTACAGCATGAGCAAGTACTGGTCCGACGGTTACCGGCAGGACTGCTCCGGCTATGTCTCGATGGCCTGGGACCTGCCCGGCAACGAGTGGACCGGCAGCCTCGACAAGTTCGGGACGCGGATCACGCGGAAGGAGCTGCAGCCCGGCGACATCCTGCTCTTCCACAACCCGGCCGACCCGTCGAAGGGATCGCACGTCACGATCTTCGGCGGCTGGACCGACTACACGCACACCCACTACACGGCGTACGAGCAGACGAAGCCGCACACCCGCAGGCAGACGACGCCCATGGCGTACTGGTCCCACTCCGGCAGCTACGTCCCGTACCGCTACAAGGGCCTCCCCAGCGGAAGCGGCGGCAGCGTCTCGACGAAGACGTTCCCGGGTGCCTTGAAGTTCGGCCCCGGAGCCAGCAACGCGTACGTCACCCAGCTCGGGCAGATGCTCGTGGAGCGGGGTGGCAAGCACTTCTACCAGATCGGCCCCGGGCCGGGCTGGGGTGAGGCCGACCGGCGTGCGACCGAGGCGTTCCAGAAGGCCCAGGGCTGGACGGGCAAGGAGGCCGACGGCATTCCCGGCCCCGACACCTGGCGGCTCCTGACCGGCCGGGCCGGTCGCGACATCCCCGCCTCCGGGAGCGGGGGCGGGGGCGGCCAGGGTGATTCGAACTCGGACTCGAAGTTCCCCGGCCGGGGCTATTTCCGCCCCGGTCAGTCCAACAGCCATGTCGACCAGCTCGGCAAGCAGTTGGTGAAGAAGGGATACGGCAAGTACTACCTGTCGGGACCGGGGCCCCGGTGGACCGAGGCGGACCGGCGCAATGTCGAGGCCTTCCAGCAGGCCCAGGGCTGGCGGGGCGGAGCGGCTGACGGCTACCCCGGTCCGGAGACCTGGCGGCGACTCTTCGCGTGA
- a CDS encoding glycosyltransferase family 2 protein, with product MTSTPTGAWQHNDDPSRTARLRIPAQPTAGEQRRHPANAVPRYDYEHYSRLAGPLTRPGPDTPYRVRYRSLLAQEPHRIRAALLLGAAPLVSLGLFAWLMQPDHWTRRDPNLKNNTLLVLDIVMLVSIGLIELFRTLNVLSNAHATLVARDPVPVVPETGTRVAFLTSFVPGKEPLEMVTRTLEAAVRVRHRGLLHVWLLDEGDDPAVKEVCARLGVHHFSRKGVPHWNRAAGPHRAKTKHGNYNAWLDAHGDAYDFFASVDTDHVPLPNYLERMLGYFRDPDIGFVIGPQVYGNYDSFVTKAAESQQFLFHALIQRAGNRYGAPMFVGTSNAVRIRALKQIGGLYDSITEDMATGFEMHRARNPRTGRKWRSVYTPDVLAVGEGPTAWTDFFTQQLRWSRGTYETILKQYWKGLFSLPAGKLLNYTMMIIFYPMSALNWILAALSCALFLGMGASGVQIDPTVWMMLYGNASALQIGLYVWNRRHNVSPHEPEGSGGLAGMMMSALCAPVYARSLLDAVLRRRSSFVVTPKGDSSSPDTLFGTFRIHLFFILVFGGSIAASFVLRHSHPAMLTWAAMALLISAAPILCWRYAVRAEKRKRRIGPLPRPAHVRADAERAAADRVDDERAGAEQTMQTALGGRER from the coding sequence ATGACGTCGACGCCGACAGGCGCCTGGCAGCACAACGACGACCCGTCCCGGACCGCCCGGCTCCGGATACCGGCACAGCCGACGGCCGGGGAACAACGGAGGCACCCGGCCAACGCCGTGCCGCGCTACGACTACGAGCACTACAGCCGGCTCGCGGGCCCGCTGACCCGGCCCGGTCCGGACACGCCGTACCGGGTGCGGTACCGCTCGCTGCTCGCCCAGGAGCCGCACAGAATACGCGCGGCCCTCCTGCTGGGCGCCGCGCCTCTCGTCTCACTCGGGCTGTTCGCCTGGCTGATGCAGCCCGATCACTGGACGCGCCGCGACCCGAACCTCAAGAACAACACCCTGCTGGTCCTCGACATCGTGATGCTGGTCTCGATCGGCCTGATCGAGCTCTTCCGCACGCTGAACGTCCTGTCGAACGCACACGCGACGCTGGTCGCCCGCGACCCGGTCCCGGTCGTCCCGGAGACCGGCACCAGGGTCGCCTTCCTCACCTCCTTCGTCCCGGGCAAGGAGCCCCTGGAGATGGTGACGAGGACCCTCGAAGCGGCGGTCCGCGTCCGACATCGCGGGCTGCTGCACGTCTGGCTGCTCGACGAGGGCGACGACCCGGCGGTGAAGGAGGTCTGCGCCCGGCTGGGGGTGCACCACTTCTCCCGCAAGGGCGTACCGCACTGGAACCGGGCCGCGGGCCCGCACCGGGCGAAGACCAAGCACGGCAACTACAACGCCTGGCTGGACGCGCACGGCGACGCGTACGACTTCTTCGCCTCCGTCGACACCGATCACGTACCACTGCCCAACTACCTGGAGCGGATGCTCGGCTACTTCCGCGACCCGGACATCGGCTTCGTCATCGGCCCGCAGGTCTACGGCAACTACGACTCGTTCGTCACGAAGGCCGCCGAGTCCCAGCAGTTCCTCTTCCACGCGCTGATCCAGCGCGCGGGCAACCGCTACGGCGCCCCGATGTTCGTCGGCACCAGCAACGCGGTGCGGATCCGTGCCCTCAAACAGATCGGCGGTCTGTACGACTCGATCACCGAGGACATGGCGACCGGCTTCGAGATGCACCGCGCACGCAATCCGCGCACCGGCCGCAAGTGGCGCTCGGTCTACACCCCCGACGTGCTGGCCGTCGGCGAGGGCCCGACCGCGTGGACGGACTTCTTCACCCAGCAGCTGCGCTGGTCGCGGGGGACGTACGAGACGATCCTCAAGCAGTACTGGAAGGGCCTCTTCTCGCTCCCCGCGGGCAAGCTCCTCAACTACACCATGATGATCATCTTCTACCCGATGTCCGCACTGAACTGGATACTCGCGGCGCTGAGTTGTGCGCTGTTCCTGGGGATGGGCGCCTCGGGAGTGCAGATCGATCCGACGGTCTGGATGATGCTGTACGGCAACGCCTCGGCGCTCCAGATCGGCCTGTACGTCTGGAACCGGCGGCACAATGTCTCGCCGCACGAGCCCGAGGGCTCCGGTGGGCTGGCCGGCATGATGATGTCCGCGCTCTGCGCACCGGTCTACGCCCGCTCGCTGCTCGACGCGGTGCTGCGCCGCAGGAGCTCGTTCGTGGTGACTCCCAAGGGCGACTCCTCCAGTCCGGACACCCTCTTCGGCACCTTCCGGATCCACCTCTTCTTCATCCTGGTCTTCGGCGGTTCGATCGCCGCCTCCTTCGTTCTCCGGCACAGCCATCCGGCGATGCTCACCTGGGCCGCCATGGCGCTGCTGATCAGCGCGGCGCCGATCCTCTGCTGGCGGTACGCCGTCCGGGCGGAGAAGCGGAAACGCCGCATCGGGCCGCTCCCGCGGCCTGCCCACGTGCGGGCCGACGCCGAGCGGGCTGCTGCCGATCGGGTTGATGACGAGCGAGCCGGCGCCGAACAGACCATGCAGACCGCTCTTGGGGGACGTGAACGATGA
- a CDS encoding galactose oxidase-like domain-containing protein gives MKTYRPSLRTRRLAIGTVAILALSGTNGPWMYRFGTEHYHTYKINKPGYKAANGHWDFLDIPSTYRINTIHAALLHTGKVLLVAGSGNNRENFDAKSFRSVLWDPGTNRFTNIPTPKDMFCSGHTQLPDGKLLIAGGTRRYEKLKGDVTKAGGLMIVHNEDPDKPVTLPAGTRFKGRANGRTFVSKDPVLVERATKVFDRRTGAFLRNDAGLGRIYVEAEKSGTRYETGAEDNYRIAGLTGSDSRNVYGIAQKLALDKKDFQGIREAFEFDPVAEKYITVDPMNEARWYPTLTTLADGRVLALSGLDEIGQIVPGKDEVYDPKTRKWQYTGIIRKFPTYPAVFLLTDGRLFYSGSNAGYGPADVGREPGIWDLATNSFRKIPGLSDADAMETSATVRLPPAQDERFMVIGGGGVGESSRSSPKSRLVDLLEPAPRFRDGAALTEGTRYPSASLLPDDSLLVTGGSRDYRGRGGSNVLQARLYDPRTDTYRRVADPAVGRNYHSGSVLLPDGRVMIFGSDSLYADRANTRPGVFEQRIEVYTPPYLYRDARPELTGGPQSIRRGGTGVFTTARGPRITSARLMRPSAVTHVTDTDQRSVALSLKRTAGGIAVTVPGNRALVPSGWYMLFVTDDRGTPSEGKWVEIP, from the coding sequence ATGAAGACGTACCGTCCGAGCCTTCGTACCCGCCGCCTGGCGATCGGTACGGTGGCGATTCTGGCGCTCTCGGGAACGAACGGGCCGTGGATGTACCGCTTCGGCACCGAGCACTATCACACGTACAAGATCAACAAGCCGGGCTACAAAGCCGCGAACGGCCACTGGGACTTCCTGGACATCCCTTCCACGTACCGGATCAACACGATCCACGCGGCGCTGCTGCACACCGGCAAGGTGCTGCTCGTCGCGGGCTCCGGCAACAACCGGGAGAACTTCGACGCCAAGAGCTTCCGGTCGGTGCTGTGGGATCCGGGGACCAACAGGTTCACGAACATACCCACGCCCAAGGACATGTTCTGCTCGGGCCACACCCAGCTGCCCGACGGCAAGCTGCTCATAGCCGGCGGCACCAGACGTTACGAGAAGCTCAAGGGCGACGTCACCAAGGCCGGCGGCCTGATGATCGTCCACAACGAGGACCCCGACAAGCCCGTCACCCTGCCCGCGGGCACCCGGTTCAAGGGCCGTGCGAACGGCAGGACGTTCGTCTCCAAGGACCCGGTGCTGGTCGAGCGGGCCACCAAGGTCTTCGACCGGCGGACCGGCGCGTTCCTGCGCAACGACGCCGGCCTCGGCCGGATCTACGTCGAGGCGGAGAAATCCGGTACGCGGTACGAGACGGGCGCCGAGGACAACTACCGGATCGCGGGCCTGACCGGCTCCGACAGCCGGAACGTCTACGGAATCGCGCAGAAGCTCGCCCTCGACAAGAAGGACTTCCAGGGCATTCGGGAAGCCTTCGAGTTCGATCCGGTGGCGGAGAAGTACATCACCGTCGACCCGATGAACGAGGCACGCTGGTACCCGACGCTGACCACCCTGGCGGACGGCCGGGTCCTCGCCCTCTCCGGGCTGGACGAGATCGGGCAGATCGTCCCCGGCAAGGACGAGGTCTACGACCCGAAGACCAGGAAGTGGCAGTACACCGGCATCATCCGGAAGTTCCCCACGTACCCGGCCGTCTTCCTGCTGACCGACGGCAGGCTCTTCTACTCCGGTTCGAACGCCGGCTACGGCCCCGCCGATGTGGGCCGCGAGCCCGGCATCTGGGACCTGGCGACGAACAGCTTCCGGAAGATCCCCGGCCTGAGCGACGCCGACGCGATGGAGACCTCGGCAACGGTACGGCTGCCCCCGGCCCAGGACGAGAGGTTCATGGTCATCGGCGGTGGCGGGGTCGGCGAGTCCAGCCGGTCGAGCCCGAAGTCGCGCCTGGTCGACCTGTTGGAACCGGCCCCGAGATTCCGGGACGGCGCCGCCCTGACGGAAGGCACCCGTTACCCGAGCGCCTCCCTGCTCCCCGACGACTCGCTGCTGGTCACCGGGGGCTCCCGCGACTACCGGGGGCGCGGCGGGTCGAATGTGCTCCAGGCCCGGCTGTACGACCCGAGGACCGACACGTACCGGCGGGTCGCCGATCCGGCGGTGGGCCGCAACTACCACTCGGGGTCCGTACTCCTTCCCGACGGCCGGGTCATGATCTTCGGCTCGGACTCGCTCTACGCGGACCGCGCGAACACCCGGCCGGGCGTCTTCGAGCAGCGCATCGAGGTCTACACCCCGCCGTATCTCTACCGCGACGCGCGGCCGGAACTGACGGGCGGCCCGCAGAGCATCCGGCGCGGCGGTACGGGCGTGTTCACGACGGCGCGGGGACCGCGGATCACCTCGGCGAGGCTGATGCGGCCCAGTGCGGTCACCCATGTCACGGACACCGACCAGCGGTCGGTGGCGCTGAGCCTGAAGCGGACGGCGGGCGGGATCGCGGTGACGGTGCCGGGGAACCGGGCGTTGGTGCCGTCGGGGTGGTACATGCTGTTCGTGACGGACGACAGGGGGACGCCGTCCGAGGGGAAGTGGGTCGAGATTCCGTAG
- a CDS encoding glycoside hydrolase family 6 protein, with product MYGSCNGRSGMRRAGAGVGVGAVAGAVLLLTGCSSPSDSNGAGINGAGKDGAIGRHPKAGAPYWVNPDGNAARQVAAYTADGDGKAAGLIEKIARQPVGEWIGPERPEAEAKGFTEAAAKADRQALLVLYNIPHRDCGQFSKGGAADGDAYRTWLEGVAKGIGDRRATVILEPDALLHMVDGCTPREFHEERYDLLKGAVERLKQQPNTRVYVDAGNAGWRTPDALFRPLWRAGIGAADGFAVNVANFQTTAASTDFGKRLSAKVGDKPFVIDTSRNGNGPYHAGAPEENWCNPPGRALGETPTTDTGDARVDAYLWVKRPGESDGNCKGGPKAGDWWPAYALGLARATK from the coding sequence ATGTACGGCAGTTGCAACGGCCGGTCGGGCATGAGGCGGGCAGGAGCGGGCGTGGGTGTGGGAGCCGTTGCCGGAGCCGTGCTGCTGCTCACGGGATGTTCCTCCCCGTCCGACTCCAACGGTGCGGGAATCAACGGTGCGGGAAAGGACGGTGCCATCGGCCGGCATCCCAAGGCCGGTGCCCCGTACTGGGTCAATCCGGATGGCAACGCGGCCCGCCAGGTCGCCGCGTACACCGCGGACGGGGACGGGAAGGCCGCCGGCCTGATCGAGAAGATCGCGCGGCAGCCCGTCGGGGAGTGGATCGGCCCGGAGCGTCCCGAGGCCGAGGCGAAGGGCTTCACGGAGGCCGCCGCGAAGGCGGACCGGCAAGCGCTGCTCGTCCTCTACAACATCCCGCACCGCGACTGCGGACAGTTCTCCAAGGGCGGCGCCGCCGACGGCGACGCGTACCGGACCTGGCTGGAGGGCGTCGCCAAGGGCATCGGCGACCGGCGCGCCACCGTGATCCTGGAGCCGGACGCGCTGCTGCACATGGTCGACGGGTGCACGCCGCGGGAGTTCCACGAAGAGCGGTACGACCTGCTGAAGGGGGCGGTGGAGCGGCTGAAGCAGCAGCCGAACACCCGCGTCTACGTGGACGCGGGGAACGCCGGCTGGCGCACCCCCGACGCGCTCTTCCGGCCGCTGTGGCGGGCGGGCATCGGGGCGGCCGACGGCTTCGCGGTCAATGTCGCCAACTTCCAGACCACGGCGGCCAGTACGGACTTCGGCAAGCGGCTCTCGGCGAAAGTCGGCGACAAGCCGTTCGTCATCGACACCAGCCGCAACGGCAACGGCCCGTACCACGCAGGCGCGCCCGAGGAGAACTGGTGCAACCCGCCCGGCCGTGCGCTCGGCGAGACGCCGACGACCGACACGGGCGACGCACGGGTCGACGCGTACCTCTGGGTCAAGCGGCCCGGCGAATCCGACGGCAACTGCAAGGGCGGCCCGAAGGCGGGCGACTGGTGGCCCGCATACGCGCTGGGCCTGGCCCGGGCGACGAAATAG
- a CDS encoding class F sortase, with the protein MPTPDRPEGHGRLLTGVAWAVLLMGLWLWGRDITDGSGASSAPTTGDIAAVGRPLGVPLPAPHDPIKGAVPERVEIPSIGIKAPVVARGLDKEGAIEPPPFDMPQTVGWYGNGTEPGAKGPALFVGHVDTETRPAVFYALSAARPGAKVEVTRADGTVAEFTVDDVQVFTRERFNADKAYGPRRNGRAELRLITCGGTYDRASHSYDANVVVSAYLTGEKSGSGDRA; encoded by the coding sequence ATGCCCACCCCCGACCGCCCCGAGGGCCACGGCCGACTGCTCACCGGAGTGGCCTGGGCCGTCCTGCTGATGGGCCTGTGGCTCTGGGGCCGCGACATCACCGACGGCTCCGGCGCCAGCTCCGCCCCGACCACCGGCGACATCGCCGCGGTCGGGCGCCCCCTCGGCGTTCCGCTGCCCGCGCCGCACGACCCGATCAAGGGCGCGGTGCCGGAGCGGGTCGAGATCCCGTCGATCGGCATCAAGGCGCCGGTGGTCGCCCGCGGCCTGGACAAGGAAGGGGCGATCGAACCGCCGCCGTTCGACATGCCCCAGACCGTCGGCTGGTACGGAAACGGCACCGAGCCCGGCGCGAAGGGCCCCGCGCTCTTCGTCGGCCACGTCGACACCGAGACCAGGCCGGCCGTCTTCTACGCACTGAGCGCGGCCCGCCCCGGCGCCAAGGTCGAGGTGACCCGAGCGGACGGCACGGTCGCCGAATTCACCGTCGACGACGTCCAGGTCTTCACCCGGGAACGCTTCAACGCCGACAAGGCCTACGGCCCCCGCAGGAACGGCCGCGCGGAACTCCGCCTGATCACCTGCGGCGGCACCTACGACCGGGCCTCGCACTCGTACGACGCGAACGTGGTCGTCTCGGCCTACCTGACCGGCGAGAAGTCCGGGAGCGGCGACCGGGCCTGA
- a CDS encoding HAD-IIA family hydrolase, which translates to MTDQKPIESWLTDMDGVLMHEGVPIPGADAFIKKLRDSGKPFLVLTNNSIYTARDLHVRLNRIGLEVPVENIWTSALATATFLDNQHPGGTAYVIGEAGLTTALHDAGYVLTDHAPDFVILGETRTYSFEALTKAIRLINNGARFIATNPDNTGPSPEGALPATGSVAALITKATGKEPYFVGKPNPLMMRSALNTLGAHSETSAMIGDRMDTDVLAGLEAGMETFLVLTGLTSRGEIERYPYRPTNVVNSIADLVDLV; encoded by the coding sequence ATGACAGATCAGAAGCCCATCGAATCGTGGCTCACCGACATGGACGGCGTGCTGATGCATGAGGGTGTGCCGATCCCCGGTGCGGACGCCTTCATCAAGAAGCTCCGCGATTCCGGCAAGCCGTTCCTGGTGCTGACGAACAACTCGATCTACACCGCGCGGGACCTTCATGTGCGGCTCAACCGGATCGGTCTCGAAGTGCCGGTCGAGAACATCTGGACCTCGGCCCTGGCCACCGCCACGTTCTTGGACAATCAGCACCCCGGTGGCACCGCCTATGTGATCGGTGAGGCGGGGCTGACCACCGCCCTGCACGATGCCGGGTACGTTCTCACCGATCACGCGCCCGATTTCGTGATCCTGGGCGAGACCCGGACGTACTCGTTCGAGGCGCTGACGAAGGCCATCCGGCTGATCAACAACGGTGCCCGCTTCATTGCCACCAACCCCGACAACACCGGGCCCTCCCCCGAGGGGGCACTGCCGGCCACGGGCTCCGTCGCCGCGCTGATCACGAAGGCGACCGGCAAGGAGCCGTACTTCGTCGGCAAACCCAACCCGCTGATGATGCGCAGTGCGCTGAACACCCTGGGTGCGCACTCCGAGACGTCCGCCATGATCGGCGACCGGATGGACACGGATGTGCTGGCCGGGCTGGAGGCCGGGATGGAAACGTTCCTGGTGCTCACCGGGCTGACGAGCAGGGGTGAGATCGAGCGCTACCCGTACCGGCCGACCAACGTCGTGAACTCGATCGCGGACCTCGTCGACCTCGTCTGA